The Syntrophorhabdaceae bacterium genome segment GGCAAGGTCCGGCGTTTCGCGTCGGACCTTGCCCCTCTTCGACCTGAAGGGGTTATTTCGGGGCCTTCGGGTCCCTGCGGAGCACCTTTTCCTGCGACAGCCTTTCAATTTCCTCGTCTTTCATGCCGAGGATCTCTTTCAGGACCTCCGAGTTGTGCTCGCCCAGGTACGGTGGCCTCCCCCTGGGGACCATGGGAAAATCGCTGAACCGTATGGCGCTGTTCATGACCTTGACCGGGGGCTGTCCGGGCTCCACCTCCACGTCCACGACAATCTGGCGCTCGTGGACTACGGGGGCATTTAAGAGATCGGCCAGGGAATTCACCTTGGAATTCGGCACCCCGTACTTCTCGAACAGGACTGCGGCTTCTGCAAGGGTCACGTCCTTGGCCCATTCTTTTACAATCTTCAGGACCTCCGCCGCATTTTCCGGCTTCATCCTCACCTCGTCCGTGATAAACCGCGGGTCCTCGGCCAGCTCGGGCCGACCCATGGCCGGCGCGAGCTTCGTCCACGCAAGGATCGCCGAAAAGGTCATGTGCCCGTCCTTCATGCGAAATGGAAGCTTCGGCATATTGGACTTATCGATGGCGCCTTCGGAGAAGATAAAACCCTGGAGGGTGGAATCGTTGGCTGCGACGGTGCAATCCAGAAGGGCAAGGTCTATATATTGCCCTTCCCCTGTACGCTGGCGATGAAAGAGCGCCGCGAGGATCGAGATGGTGGCGTTCAATCCCGAGTAGGTATCCGCATAAGAATAGGCGAAACCGGGAGGATCGGAACCTTCTCCCATGATTCTCATCTCCATATACTCCATGCCGCTGTAGGCGTGAATGATATCCGCATAGGCGATGCGCTCCCGCTCCGAGCTGTGCTGCCCGAAGCCGGAGATGGAGCACATGATGATCCCTTTATTCAGTTTCTTGAGCTCCTCGTATCCA includes the following:
- a CDS encoding CaiB/BaiF CoA-transferase family protein, with product MNTGTKKGIMSGIRVLDFGRVICAPMCARNFADMGAEVIKVETGGGDFVRTHPPFYKGGSFGALFTQYNAGKKAIYLNLQKPEGIELARKLIAVSDVVIENFRPGVFDEMGLGYEELKKLNKGIIMCSISGFGQHSSERERIAYADIIHAYSGMEYMEMRIMGEGSDPPGFAYSYADTYSGLNATISILAALFHRQRTGEGQYIDLALLDCTVAANDSTLQGFIFSEGAIDKSNMPKLPFRMKDGHMTFSAILAWTKLAPAMGRPELAEDPRFITDEVRMKPENAAEVLKIVKEWAKDVTLAEAAVLFEKYGVPNSKVNSLADLLNAPVVHERQIVVDVEVEPGQPPVKVMNSAIRFSDFPMVPRGRPPYLGEHNSEVLKEILGMKDEEIERLSQEKVLRRDPKAPK